Part of the Solanum pennellii chromosome 10, SPENNV200 genome is shown below.
ttcattggCAATAAATGCTCAAAATGGTAAAGGCATAAAGCCATGTGAATATAGAGTTTCcacctaattttattttattttaatttatgtgatatttttaattttataaaaattaattttattattttgtaattaaaattttaattatataatttacacatgtttttatttttaaaaagtaaataaaatttcagaattcaatttaaagttaatataactttattttgaattctaaaaataatacaaaattattttcacttttttactttaaattaatcaaaaattaaaagtaactctaatttattttatggaCAACAGACCAttctagttttaaaatattgtttttattttaaaataaaaaccaataaaaacaattcattataaaacaCAATCAAGGATTAGTAGTTAATTCTTTAGATATAATTTAGTTTATAATATTACATctcttattaaattttgatgtgTTCAAATACGTTTAGATACATCCAAATAAATGTATCTGAGGATACATGAGGTCAAAATTAATTAGTTGTGATTTGgtcaaaattaattgaatcaaaattgcatcaaatatatatatatatatatatatatatataNNNNNNNNNNNNNNNNNNNNNNNNNNNNNNNNNNNNNNNNNNNNNNNNNNNNNNNNNNNNNNNNNNNNNNNNNNNNNNNNNNNNNNNNNNNNNNNNNNNNNNNNNNNNNNNNNNNNNNNNNNNNNNNNNNNNNNNNNNNNNNNNNNNNNNNNNNNNNNNNNNNNNNNNNNNNNNNNNNNNNNNNNNNNNNNNNNNNNNNNNNNNNNNNNNNNNNNNNNNNNNNNNNNNNNNNNNNNNNNNNNNNNNNNNNNNNNNNNNNNNNNNNNNNNNNNNNNNNNNNNNNNNNNNNNNNNNNNNNNNNNNNNNNNNNNNNNNNNNNNNNNNNNNNNNNNNNNNNNNNNNNNNNNNNNNNNNNNNNNNNNNNNNNNNNNNNNNNNNNNNNNNNNNNNNNNNNNNNNNNNNNNNNNNNNNNNNNNNNNNNNNNNNNNNNNNNNNNNNNNNNNNNNNNNNNNNNNNNNNNNNNNNNNNNNNNNNNNNNNNNNNNNNNNNNNNNNNNNNNNNNNNNNNNNNNNNNNNNNNNNNNNNNNNNNNNNNNNNNNNNNNNNNNNNNNNNNNNNNNNNNNNNNNNNNNNNNNNNNNNNNNNNNNNNNNNNNNNNNNNNNNNNNNNNNNNNNNNNNNNNNNNNNNNNNNNNNNNNNNNNNNNNNNNNNNNNNNNNNNNNNNNNNNNNNNNNNNNNNNNNNNNNNNNNNNNNNNNNNNNNNNNNNNNNNNNNNNNNNNNNNNNNNNNNNNNNNNNNNNNNNNNNNNNNNNNNNNNNNNNNNNNNNNNNNNNNNNNNNNNNNNNNNNNNNNNNNNtatatatatatatatatatatatatatatcggaAAATATGACTCGTGCTAGTATGGACTCAACATctgtaatttatttattttaatttatatatttatgtatatatatcgaAAAATATGACTCGTACTAGTACGGGCTCCacatatgttatttatttattttaatttcactcGCCAATTTTCTACGTATCAGGTGTTCTTGATACACGTGAATAACACTAGATATATGTATGTAGCTAGTTTATTGACATGTATCTGAGATACATATGAAACTcgtctcgcttgcctctctctctatttttatgtatttaataacaaaaataaatgtatttaaatctatttttctcaatatataataataaatttttaattaacgGGAAGATACTAATATAcgtaataatattttgaaattataatcaatttaacgtcattttcaaaattttctgtaataaatttatcatattcCACACTTTTCATGTCAACCTCAATCATTTTCTAAAAAGATTGCTGTTATGGCAAAAAAAAGTAAACGATTCACTCGATATATATTAGGAATCgtgttatttatttgttttaatttatatgatatatatatatatataatttagagaatcaattaaattttaatgtaatatataaatattttcaattgttagttattgttatttatagtacatcttatgtattttttaaattaaattattttactctCTGTAACATTTATGTGGCActaatgaaattttaagaaacaaTTAGACTTGTTATATgtattctaaatattttaagtagttaattattataatttaaagtaacttttacataattttcaaataatgtaTATTACTTTTTGTCTCAGTTTATATGAcaatatataaaacttaaaagtaatgtgtaatattttttatgtcattttcaaacaatataaGTTACTTTTTCTATCTCATTTTTTGTAACATcgataaaattttaagaatcaataaatttgttatattttgaaattttttaaattcttaattataatgaatacttttatttaattttttataatttttaaatatatataaaaactaagaaattaaaataaataactttaaaGACCGTAACAACATACGTATGGTTTTTTGGTCcacaacaaagaaaaatatttttatgaagtaCCAAAAAGTTAACCTTTTAAATGTCAtacaaaaatctattttttttcttcgaataacTCTCTCACATTCTTGGTGTTCATTTGACTGTACGATATAAAATCATGATagatattatgatatgaaatcataagatgaaattaaagttttatttaGACATAAGATGtaaaatttttgtgttttatatttTCTCAAAGACACAAGAATTAATCTCGTAAGTTATAagtgttgggttttaaaaggtgtgaatggaaaatgaagagttgcgacttttatgaaaggtgacgatttttatgaaaagttatgactttcatgaaaagttacgactttttatgaaaaattgcgacttttatgaaaagttgcgacttttatgaaaggtgacgacctttctgaaagattgtgacttttccaaagttTGTGACCTTTcagtaaggcacaataagaatcttttcgcactaccctttgttttctataaactgaaggatttcctctcattttaaaaaatagaatttatggacttcttcttctaGTACTagatctagtattctaagtgtactttactgtcgTTGAGTGGCTCGCTGACACCGGCGTTatgggtatcaatacactgatgattgagatcattctatcctgggaggacatattccaaatcaaacctcggatactggaggggaataatttccttaagggggaCACTGTAcattcagtgggcttgatcttctttctgtttttccaAATTCTGGTAAGTGTTACCAATATTAGATTTGcgaattaatttatgttcttcactggttcattataCTTGGGTAACTTTGTATTTtttgcaaagtttgttggaatcagtaagattctttaaacatatattaataacaattcttctttaagaaaaatatttcatatatttatttttctaatatgtttctgattctagtttctctactagttttaattttctagttgtgaaaaatgttcttaaactttgttgtcttaccaagttcttcaaagttttgttctaagtatgttaggaatacaagatgaacaacagtAAGATTATTAAAATAGTCCTAATTGTTTATTTAATCTTcccaaataaatagaaaaattataaaatcgcatacaaaattattaaaaagatatttgaaCTTTAATTGACTAaactttaattcatttaacaaaaattatagTGTACTAGTCTTTAACCAACATTGCTACTTTGAGTCATTTGTTGGTCATACATCCGCAACTATATTTTCATACTCATCACTCTTTTGATATTCTCGCAAATAATTATGTTATACTGCACAAACTATGAAAATTTTCACTAGTGTGTCAATACCGTAATGATTCGTGTCCTTTTTGACTTGTGTGCAATTACAAATTCTTCAATCATTAATTTCGttctaaaaatcaaatatattgaaAGTAGGTATTGTCAAACAtacatcaacaatttttttcttttttcatattaaattacTTTAAGTATTTTCATATGTAGCcgaaagagatttttttttattatgaacaaataaaaaaaaagtattattccctccattcttatttatattcaccaaatcaatttctactttatcatttatattcaccaaattcaaagtaataataaattttatattggcgagaataataaattttaaaaagtaatgatgtgatttttaaaattttatttacatatgaaataaatagttAGTAGATATAACTGTGggattgttttaaaaaaatataactttgtggtcaatttttatatttaaaaattccaAATCATCATGAAATTCTCATATAATgttttttgaagaatatgatatTTCATCTCATGacataaaatcatgagatgaaatcgACATGAAATTGCATGTCCAAACACTAACTCTATCCCGTAGTTCCATGTTGTAATATGGTATCACACGGTCAAATGTCTACTCAGACAAAGTTGACAGACTTTTTCTCTAACAAATAAtgatttatgattattttagtATAAACAAACTATAATAGTTATTAACGTAAagatgaataatatttttgttgtattcTTGTTATATATACGTAATCTAACATACACAATTCTTTAATCATATCTTGATTAATCTCTTTTTAATTGTGTGATTTagacttattattttttctcaactCTATGTTACACTACAATAAAATAGTGGAATAATGCATCACTATTCTttctaattttcatattttcttgattttcactttttttaacaGTAACAATGTCTAGAGAATTTTGTCAAAGTCCTATGAAAGTATTCACTGTATAGAATTTAACTTCTATTTGTGATTTTAATTACATGACattttaacaaaagaaatatcaaaaattGATCGAACCATACCTTTATGAAACATCAACCTAGTTAAGTAGGAGAAAGAAAAACCGATAATTGATGTGTTACAATAAAAGgcataataataatgtatctcTCTGAAGATGcgaaaaatatcttttaaattatcGCACGAATTTCAATCCAActaaaataatatcataagaaCAATCAAACAATTTGATCATTATTTGGTGTAAGTATGATTAAGTGACAAGTCATGTCCATAAAAAGCATACATTTTCTATTATACAAACATCAAATACgaataaattctttaattaaCAAAATCTACATCAATCATTGCGATGTCATTTTATTATAATGAAATAGTATAACACATGAAATACACGCATTTAAACTTTATATcatatcaaacaattttattttaattacaaattaaagagaaaagaaCACATCAATAATTCATTATCAATTAATAAATGTGTAAAGCAAAACATGACATACGTCTTATATTTATCAGTTTAATGTAAACATCATATACACATATTAATTTTTACACACCCAAAGATCTTTCCCATTTTGCCAACTCAAACTATATTTTGACACTTCTTCTCCACCCATCAAACAAGAATAAAGCTCATCAAGTACCAAATTAGACtcacaattattattattattattattattattattattattattattattattattatttacaaaTGAACAACTCACATCTTCTTGAAAACTTGAACTCCCTCCTTCTTCACAATTACCACTAGAAATAGAACAAGGAAATATTCCTTGAGCTAATTCATCTTGAATATTAGCTTGTTTAATGGCAATTAACATCTCATTAACCTTCTTCAACTCGATTTTTAGacgttcattttctttttctatttgcTTTTTCTCAGCTAATGTAGTGTCTAGCTTGAGTTGGAGTGTAGTATAGTCGAGCTCGAGGCTTTGGTTCTTCCATCTAGCTCGTCTATTCTGGTACCTGTTGAAGATATAATTatgtgaattttaaaaaaaataaatagttgaGACTATACTTATGTCACTATACAAAAAATAGAAACTATTGACAAGTGCCACACCTAAGCCACCCTTGTTTAGAAAGTCAATTGACACATTTTTATCAGAAAATTAcgctatatatacatatagatttattttattttattatagataTATGTACTTTATGTTGAACATCTAATTAAGCTTCTTTCCTTTTAAGTTTCTTTCATATGTTTGgtacttatttatattttggcttcatttaatgaaaattctTGCTTCGTTGCAATCAGAGAAAGATAATTTCTGTCACTAAATAATAGAAATACTTATTCCAAACGCGGAGCCAATGAGGAAGAAAGTTGTTcgaaattttgaagtttattgGCTCTGAAATTGCtcgttttcttttatttattgtgTTCAAAAATAAGTTCTCCTGacacaaatacaaaatttaagaaaaaattactgAATTCATCTGGACCGTTATCTAATATAGTAGCTCcacattaattatattaatctcATGTAACAAGttattgaaaattatattagctattatgagtatatattaattacttaCCAAATAGCAATTTGTCTAGGATGAACACACAACTCTTTAGCAAGTTGAAGCTTTTGGTCAAGCTCAAGTTTCTTGGTTGAATCAAAACTTGCTTCTAACCTCTTGACTTGTTCTTGAGTTAGCCTCTTTTTGTTGTGATTCAATATAGATTGATGTTTATGTAGATATTGAGAATGCAAGAAATTATTCATGttagaaaaaatgaagaatttaaGAGAGTTTGGAACTTGTAATATATGATATTGTAATGTATTTATGTTGttatatttatacaaaaaaatattcacaaaGTCTTTAAACCTATTGGTACCTAGCTAGATTAGTTTTGTCattaaaatattctttagaATTGTTTAAATGTTACATAGGGAaggttcaaaaaaaaaattatgtaatcgaagtttgaaatcaaaatttttagtttatgaattcagaatttcataatttatttattttgaaatgaatatatgtacttattaaatagattttttaaacACAAATATAGAGTTTAAACTAAGTTTTCTAGGTTTTTTTCGAACTTAGAATTGTCATCGTGGCTCTACCCCTGATTGAGATAAatagtcaatatttttttcatttttaatcaaagatcttaaatttaattttggttatgaaattatttttattaagaaatattttaccctttaattaaaattttttaatataaatttaatcagACTTAAATACGAATATCGAAGATCTTTCTAGAacctaataaaatatttgtgtaggaaaataactatatgaagagGTGGATAGGGCTGACTTCTCATGCAATGAGTTTGATATTCACGTGAAGTTGGTCCTACAATGTttactttaaataaattttttttagtaaattaaaatttagagtatttaattttattatcttataaAGATTAAGGAGTTGATAATCAAATAAAGTAAcaatatatttctattttttaattaaaaaaataataatactaaactagattcaaattttcaatgtCCGTATCATGTACTTGGTCATCTTTTTGTTGCTCCACtagaacaattttttatttttaaaaataacagttcgatttataaaatatttcacatatatatagAACTTCGAGAATGACTTAATTTTAAGAGgcatattataaataatttattctaatacaatattaataattattttcataactCGAACTCAATCTATAAATCagataaagataattttactgTTATTcgaacctttttttttaaaaaaaaaaagaaaatagaaagcaaacatatctaaaattaatgtcacccattttttttcttggtaATTAAAGCTAAATTTTATGAGAGCACAGCTGTATGCaataatttatattctttatggttcttttaaaaaagaatattcagTTTCtttgataaatgtattatttatttgagtTTTTAGGTCAATCAATTTCATGTTGTAGCAAAGCCTTTTAGTTAAAAGGAAAATCTTATCAATATAAGAAAGATACTTTGAAGCACTACTcaaatacaataacaatattTATGGATCAATCATGGATAAAATTGGGTCGGTTATATAAATTTTCACCgataaaagtatatttaaaagTCAATATGTCCAACTATTAATATCAGATGTTGTTTttatagaagaaaatataaagttcaaattctcgctctgcttctatTTATATTGATCATGTTTCTCTATTTAAATTCTAACTCAATTTATGTGATCCTTGCTTATATCTTCGTTTCCAAGTTTGGATATGGATAAATTAAAGGATAAGGCTTGAGTAGTACACAACATAAAATTAGGTAATTCATACCAATAATTTCTAAATTACTTTTTTACTCGATCTATTAAGCTTGCTTATATTATCGATCTCAGactagaatttaaaaaaaaaggttaaatgGATCAACACCCAGCATAAAACTAGCCAATTCATAGAATAGCATAccaataatttatttatctaacTTTGTTTACTCAACTAATATccaatcaattaaatatttattttgactaCTTCTAGTTTAAtctagttcttttatttttcatattaatatatattatgtccCATCACCATAttggaaataaatttttttgaagttacatttctttttttgtttgaacTGAACTAATTTTTGTCAAAAACTGTAGGCTGTTGGAAGGGCATAACATTCCCCACAAATTTTATTAAGTATAGAAATGGTGGTTGAAATCTTTGTTCATGCACCTGAGGGGCTTATCAAATATTTGATATGACACTACAGATTTCCTTTTAATTGAACAAGTTTTTagaccccacccccacccccacccccacacACATAATACCATAAATAAGAAGATGTTAGAATAATGAAACATACGAGTTAGATGCGACGATCAGCTCAGTCGAAATGGGAT
Proteins encoded:
- the LOC107032611 gene encoding homeobox-leucine zipper protein ATHB-52-like, giving the protein MNNFLHSQYLHKHQSILNHNKKRLTQEQVKRLEASFDSTKKLELDQKLQLAKELCVHPRQIAIWYQNRRARWKNQSLELDYTTLQLKLDTTLAEKKQIEKENERLKIELKKVNEMLIAIKQANIQDELAQGIFPCSISSGNCEEGGSSSFQEDVSCSFVNNNNNNNNNNNNNNNNNNCESNLVLDELYSCLMGGEEVSKYSLSWQNGKDLWVCKN